Part of the Hevea brasiliensis isolate MT/VB/25A 57/8 chromosome 16, ASM3005281v1, whole genome shotgun sequence genome is shown below.
gcgcgggaggaggaagaaaaagaagaagaccggtccgattcgaccggttcgattcggtcggttcgattcagaatacaaaattttaaatttttactctgcctccggaccgaaaacgaggttcaaaaattccaaaaaaaaatttcagaaaattcagaaaaattcgtagattccaaatatatttttagttttgccacgtgttttttaaataaatttttaaaaatcatcaaagtttatattttcggaaaatcgaacccgatttttaaaatccgaaaaatctcaaataatttcctaaaatttaaataaaattaaaacatcaatattactcataaaataaaaaaatttaaaatttttttggggtgttacattgataATTCCTGAATGTTGTTGCCATTCGTCACAAAATCAATTTTAAACTCTCATATTTGCCTTCTCCAACTACCACGTATGGTTTATAAAAGGAATTTCCATGATGAACTAGAAGATAGCCTAAGCCTCAGCTGTACTTACCCTTCTGGAAAGGTAGGTTATTTTTCCGTGCGGTTTCATACAATTTTCTGAGGTTCATAATAGGAGTCCTGCAGACATCTTCCAAAAATGAATATCCTCTTTTTACACCATAGATAGGAATGTGAAACTTCCATTCCATACGTGGCTTGAATGTTCTAGTCTTATCTTTATAGCTCAGACTCCTCAGAGTTACCATAACAAAGTCTCCAGAGAGTTGTACTAATTTAATGTCTATCCTACAAGCTTGAGCTTTTAGGATCACTAGTTTCTTACCATGGTATCAGAATCTCTCACAGATAAAGTCTTGTTCAGGCTTGCGGGAATGCATTAGATATATGAAACTATTATTAGTAAATACAAGTTTCAGCTTAGTTTATTGGACACTTATAAATAGACAATGGCACAATGTAGTTTCTGGTGCATTCATTACTCCTGTCCTTTGTTATTTCCTAGTATTCTTTTTCTCAATATTGTATCACAAAAGTCAATGGAGGTGGAGAGGAATTCGGATTCAAGGGTAAGCGCTACGATGGAAATTTCAAACCTGAACATCATCAGCACAAATCAACAGAGCACTGAGCATGATAGCAGCAGTGGTAGAGGGACGTCTTCAAAATTCAGGGGAGTGATTTGGCTCAGAAGTGGCAAGTGGGGTGCACGGATTGCCTTTAAGTACAAGGCTTACTGGCTTGGAACATACGACATGGAAGAAGAGGCAGCAATGGCTTATGATAGAGCAGCGATCAAACTTCAGAGAAGTGATGCCCCCCTGAACTTCCCAATGACCATTTACACAGTTCAAGAGACCAAATTCCAGAGTCGGTACTCAAACGAAGAGATCCTGGATATGATCAAGGACAAAACTTACTTGTCCAAATTTTCAAATTACCTTGCAAATCAGTCTTTGTTGAGggaatatgcagcaaataatctAGCAAATCAGCAAGGGATCTCATATCAAATGCTTTTTCGAAAGGAATTGACACAAACTGATGTCACTCACATCAAGGGCTTTCACATCCCTAAAGAACATGCAATGGAGTACTTTCCTCCACTTGCTGGTGTGAACTCATCTGGAGGAGATAAAAGTGGGGATAAGTCCATCGAATTAACATTCTTTGATAGACACTGTCGTCCATGGACTTTTCGGTATTCTTATTGGAAGAGTACTCAGACGTTTGTGTTTACAAAAGGCTGGAGACACTTTCTCAAGATGAACAACCTGAAGCCAAAAGACTGCGTCTTTTTCTATAGATGTGAGCATCAAAGGGAGGCTCAGGGAAGAGTGTTTTACATGATAGATGCACAGCGTAGTAGTATGGAAAGTAATGCTGTTACTTGGAATATACAGAAGGAAACGTATGCAAAGAAAAGAACAAACCATGAAGTAGATGGTGAAGACAAGGAGCCAGATAATGGAGTTAAGCTTTTTGGTGTCCAAATTAGCAAAAGAAGACCAAACTACAAGCTCTTTTTCTGAGATGTTTGGTTAATAAAAACAATTGCTATTGTTGTTGTTTCTTTAGTTTTCCTTTGATCTTTCATGAACTTTCCATGGTTTGAGCACAATGATTCAGTATGAAACTTCAATTTATGCTTGCCATTGCaggatttttatttgatttttgctTTCATCTGATGCAAATAAACAAGAAGGTTATAGTGTTCTTAGACTTAATGAGATGATCTTGAAATGGCAAGAGAAACAAGCTTAAAGTATACTCGAGAGTAAGGAGAGTAGAAGGCCTCACGAGGGATACATTACTTCCATTCCAGGTCGATGTGGAATATTAACACGCAAGCAAGTAGATCcattcaattttaaaaatatataaatttaaaatgatatttaaaattatattttaatttatcagtaatttttttttttttaaattgcatgGAAGCAAAAGTACTTTTAGGTATTGTCCTCATGAGATTGTATTCGCCGGACGCAATTGTTGGTGAAAGGGAAGGttttttaattaacaaataaTAATTTCTTGTCTCTCCAAAATAGCATAATATTCGCActcaaaaatcaaaattttttttggacataaatttttttttttcaaaaaattattttaaatttatattactgAATAAACAATGACCCACTGGGTAAATTATATATCACTAAAATTATCTTAAAAGTTTAAATCAGAAGTAATTACAAACTAATTATATTTTCATTTGATAAATATATAAAGTTAAAatagagaaaatattttttatttatattaaattataattagaaaaaaatccttgtaaaaattcttcaattaatttatttttacagaGTTATGAAAAGATTGGAAATTTGCGAAAAAAATGTTAAGTTATTAATCAAAATATAGAACTAATTTGTAATTTtccaaaaagaaaataaaatttcggaaATGGACCAAATGCTTTACTCGTTGGTACTTGTGGATTGAGTAGGAGTTTTTGGGAGTGTGACGCGAGAGAAATTCCGAGTATAAAACTCGGCCAAAACCTTCTTATAGCTATTATCAAATACCTTTCTTCCTCTGCGAACCTAGAAATTCTAGACAAGTTGAACGCCAAATGGCTACCATAGACGAAAGTCCCTCTGCTAAGCGGTGGCTTCCTCTTGAAGCTAATCCAGATGTTATGAACCAGGTTCCGTACCTCATAAAAATCTCTACTTTTCTTTAATACATCttcttttttattaaatttgctGCAACCCAATCGAAaggtcttattttattttatatgattGTGTTTGGTTgctgggattttttttttctagggaAAGAAATCAATCAGTTGATCTTAATAAGCTCATCTTGCTTTAAATTGAAACTCTTCgtgatttttgtttttcttctgaTTTAAAATTTCTTCTATACAATTTTCTTCGGATTTGTTTGGAAGCCATTTTAGTTtattattttttgatatttttattgtgtAGTTCCTTTGGGGCTTAGGTCTTCCGGAGAGTGAGGCAGAGTGCTATGATGTTTATGGCTTGGATGAGGAACTCTTGGAAATGGTTCCGAAGCCTGTTCTTGCCGTTTTGTTCCTCTATCCCATAACTCAGCAGGTTtgttccattaatttttttttcttttccacttcTGTACCTGGGGGCCATTCTTGAATTGAACTTCAGTTTCGTGTCGCCTTTCTTTTTGTTTCCTTTTGTTCTGCATTTATGCTGGTGTGGGAAACCATTCATTTTCATTGTCTTCTTTTAcctatgtgatttctctttactgCCCTTTTACCTGTAATGTGTCTTAAAATTATGCTAAAACTCCTAATCTCTTTCACTGTTATGATATATgttagcaatttaaatttaattgttcGATGCCTCTCAACTTGCTTGTAAGGTTAGCCATGAAAATGTACCTGTCTGATGatttcatgaaaattttatttcttttacagaGTGAAGAAGAGAGAATGCGGCAGGAAGGTGTGAAAAAGGTGACTACCATGATAATTTAATTGTATGCTCAGTATGAATTCTTTTACTTTAAAACAAGTGTCTTGTTTATCATCAAGAGGCTTTTTCTGCAACTAAAACATTGGTATAAAGTTTTATTGTGCATCTATAGACTGTCATAAAAATTATGGGAATTGATAAGACTTTAATCAGTGAGATGCCCTTACTTTTGTTGTTTGCCCTCTGATATTGCCTTAGTAGCACATGCAATTTTATATTGAACACTAGTATCAGAGTCCACATAACTTTTGTTGACAtatgagaaatttcaattttggaaTAAAGAATAAGAAGTTATATTTTTCATTTGCATGATATGTGAGATATTTCACTCTAATATGAGTGTTTACTGTTGGCACCCTCATCTACTTCAGCTGAAGCTGCTCAGGTTCTGTTTAATGATTACTATTCAATCAGATGAAGGTTCACTTTTAGGTCCAATGTGATATTTCTGAGCTGATGCAAAATTTTAGATTTCCAAGTTCTTTTTGACATCCAGAAGTAATCACTAGGTTTTCTAGATTCTAAACCCTGAAAAAAAAACTAGAAGATTGTCTAATGAGTGAGACTGAGCTCTTTTTTCCAACTATGTAGTTTTTCATGATAACGGCTTTGAATTCTTAGTTTacttttttccttttcattttgcATGGACAATATGATTATCATTCTTTAATGTGTTCTGGCTACAGGAACATGGCAGTAAAGTTTATTTCATGAAACAAACTGTGGGTAATGCTTGTGGAACGATAGGGCTTCTTCATGCTGTTGGGAACATCAATTCAGATATCAAGCTTcgtaagtgtttttttttttaataatcctTTATTCATGAGCCATGCTTATGGTTCCCTCACTCTCCCCCCAACGCAACCATTGACAACTGGATTGGATCAGAGCCATTACCAAATCACCTATGCATTTGGTTACACAAGGATTTACATGAGAAGCTGAGCTTTTAAAATTACAGAATGGACCTATGCAGTTGTTATATCAATATGCACCGTCATTTTCCAGACTGGTATGTGCACTGCTCTAGTTGATGAGCCATAGTGCATAGAACATGCAACTAACAAAATGGTAGTGATAATAATTATGAACCTTATACTTGCCTTCTATATTGATCTATGTGAGCCTGTCAAAACCTACGGATTGTCACACAAGAAAAGGTTTAGGTGTTATGTTGCCCTGTCGTGAAATTTCCAAGTCACATGCCCATATTGAAAGGGTTATGAATTAAATACATTTCTGTATCTGGTAATTAAAATTTGCAATCCAATTTCAAAATCCCCATTAACTTAACTAGTACTTATATTTTgatatttaactttttattttcagtTGAGGGATCATTCTTGGATAAGTTTTTCAAATCCACTGCAAAGATGGATCCACTGGAGGTTTTCCCTCTGTTCCTTTTGTACCTTTTGTTTTTGGCCTTCGTGCTTCTATTTCCAACCTGAACCCCTACATGTGCAAGGTTCAATGTTTTGATGATACCTTAATATGGCTTCCTTATCTCtcttcttattattttttttcttttccgagTATTTTGTGTAGCGTGCTGCATATCTTGAGAATGACAGAGAAATGGAAGTTGCACATTCTGTAGCAGCAACAGCTGGTGATACAGAGGTATCTTAGTTCTGTTTCAGTTTTTTTGATACAGAGGTAACTTAATTTCAGTTTTTTGATTGAATTATCATGTTCATATTAGTTCTTCTTGGGAACAAAATATGGATATACCGACTTTAAATGCTATTGTTATTTGAGAATACAGGCTTGAAGAGTAACCCTTTTCCTATTTAGTATTTACCATTATTACTAGGGCACCACTGAGATCCAGATTATAGGACCTCAGATGATGAGCATTCAGTAGTAAAAAAGAAATTGTATTTTGATTGAGTTGAAGTATGTTTCTCCTGTAAGGAATGTTATGGTAATTAGCCTGTTGTTACCTGAAGCAAATACATGATTAATATATTTTGGACAGTGAAGGCCATAAAATTTATCCGTTGCAGTCCCTCCAAATTactttgattgaaaaaaaaaaaaaaagaaaaaaaatgctgaAAAGATATAAATATTAGTAAAACCAAGAAAACTAAGGTAGAGAAAAGGTTCAACAATGGTTTCAACTACCTTACTTTGGAGTGTGGGATGAGTCTGCAAAGTGATTTTAAGGAAGTTTTATCTTCTGAGACTTGAGAGGCTAGAGTGATCTCCACACTTCGAGAGAATATTGAGTGAGAGGCTCTACATCGGGTTGCTCATGCCTTATAAGAGAGAGATGGCTGTAAATGATAAAGGATAGGAATTTATGAATGTTAATTTTCCTTCTCTTGTTGGTCAAATGAATGAACATTACTATTGTGTttatctttatttctttttttttttttttttttttttttttggtgcagGCTTCAGATAATGTGGACACTCACTTTATCTGCTTCGCGTGTGTGGAAGGTAGATCTTGCAGATGTGTTTATATTTGTTTGTGTCTAAGTATGAAAAACAAACGAGAAATGAAGCAATAATGTGCTTGTGCTTAATTAATCTGATATATTGGTGAATATTTTACTGCAGTCATTGCTTCCACATGTTTGTATTTAATCCTTAATATGTTATATGTAGGAGAACTTTTTGAGCTTGATGGAAGAAAGTCGGGACCAATATCACATGGTGCATCCTCGCCAAGCAACTTATTGCAGGTGCATATTTGCAACCTTTAGCTTCGGGTCTTTTTGCTATGTTCTTTTGTAGTTTATGTGGCTGCTTAGAAGAGAACAAAATAAAAATGTTTTGATTATTTAAAAATGGTGAAGATCAGCAAGAGAATGAAATGTTTTCTGTAGCGCTGTGACAGAATTTAGTTGAGCCTAAACAAGATGAgattaatatttcataattggctaTAAAAGACTGCTAGTGCGGAGGATTGGGCTTTATTTGAAGAGGggtgcctctctctctctctctctctgtttttGTGTGTGTCCCCCAACCTGATGACATTAGATTGTGTGGCTTGGATTGAAGTGGGGCCTTGGTGGCTTCAAACCCAACTGAGCACAATGGGTTGCATTCATTAATGTGACAAATCCTTTTTTCTTCAAATTTGTATCAGTGCATAGGATATGCATGTAATCTTTGAAGTCTTACATATTGATGTTTTATCTCGCAACAGGATGCAGCTAAAGTCATACGGAACATGATCCAGAAAAACCCTGACTCCCTTAATTTTAATGTAATCGCCATTTCAAAGAAAGCTGAAGGTGCAATTTAAATTTGGCAGTTTCAGGCTGTACAAGTTTTGTCCAGCCATCCATGATGTGGTCGGTTGTAGGCTTTATAAAACCCTTTGTCATCAGTTAAAGACATGCAGGGAATAATTTTCTGTTAAATGTTCTGTGTAAAGCTAAATCTTTAGCATAAGATTTCTATTATGAATCTCGCTGGTTGGATGTACGGTTTGAGTTCCAATATTGTTCAACCCTAACATGAATCCTATACTAATGATTTGGGTAAGAAGAAATGATATTATAATGGATCAATTATTCAGAAATTGGGTGAAATGCTGAATGGCCCATTCACTCTCTCTACTATgtgtcaaataattttttttttcccctgtATAATTTGATGTAGATCATATCTTTCCTCAGGCAGTTTCTAATTATATCCTTTTATAGTTTTACTTCATCACCCTCACCTATCTAAATCTTTATCTGAAGAATCTATTTTTAACAGAACATTTTAATTGGTAGGTTGATATATTGTGCTATCTTGCTGGGGATGTGTTCTGGTTAAATATTAGATTCCCCCCTACACAACATATCCTTTCCTCCTCGCATGTAATAGTGAGACAACCTTCCCATTCAAACAGTTGTAAAGAATTTTTCCAGTGTCTGAGTTGGCAAGGAATTTTCTGTTCATGACTCTTAAATATTCAACTATTCAGTGAGTTATCAGGTAATTATaagcaaaagaaaaagaagaaatacaCCAGCTTAACTCGTGGTAACTAGCAATTTATGGTATCTACTCTTTGTTTGATTACTAACTTCTTAAATTCTGCAATAAAACTAAACTTCATGAATCATGATGACAGAGACTCAAAATCTGAATAAGTCGAGCTGAAATAAATCgatcccacacttagttaattgttttttGATCTCTTATCAGATGGGTTCAAATCAATGACGGGTCTCCGGACCATTCAGTCTTGCCTCCGACCTCTCTTTACAAATGTTGTGGAAATTCATTTAGCTAATGTTAAGATCGGGCTTCTCACTTGAATgtcccagatattccttaaaataaagttaaggtttctttCCGGTCTAATGATGATTCCGACCTCAAGAATTCAAATTAAatctttccaattctaatgttTTAAAGTTTTACCCGAtgtttggtcatggcttagtccgatctcatgcttacgagTGATGTTTTtttgatctctcatacttaggttaatagttgcctttaagtttaatgttctaatacgttcaaacaatcaagtactcatacaattgggACGCTCtccaatctcatcaagaaattgaacaaaagagaggatttcaattcatttcaaaataaaaatttacaagtcattcggttggAGGGTCCCCCCCAGCCTGCTCTCCAGATACATTATCAATTCTCTCATCCCTTCCCTCTCTCTCGGGCTCCTTCTCGCTCCCTTCTTCATCTCTAGgagcaagatccaccatccaggagaagtcttcctcaggagaGCGCCTTTCAAGTTCGGCCAGAAGATTGCCATGTGCATTctcataagcaccagcttcccttGTCATAGCCTCCTCTTCTTTCACTCTGATCTCTTCAGTGAGGCAAGCGACATCGGCAGTTTGGCAGGCTCGAGCTTCTTCTAGTTCACGCTCCAGATCGGCTATCTTGTCCTTATAAGATTTCGTCCAACCCTCAATCTCGGTGATATAGTCTTGAGTGGAAgaaagttgggctcgggcggAAGCGGCATCCTGG
Proteins encoded:
- the LOC110636750 gene encoding AP2/ERF and B3 domain-containing transcription factor At1g51120-like, which codes for MEISNLNIISTNQQSTEHDSSSGRGTSSKFRGVIWLRSGKWGARIAFKYKAYWLGTYDMEEEAAMAYDRAAIKLQRSDAPLNFPMTIYTVQETKFQSRYSNEEILDMIKDKTYLSKFSNYLANQSLLREYAANNLANQQGISYQMLFRKELTQTDVTHIKGFHIPKEHAMEYFPPLAGVNSSGGDKSGDKSIELTFFDRHCRPWTFRYSYWKSTQTFVFTKGWRHFLKMNNLKPKDCVFFYRCEHQREAQGRVFYMIDAQRSSMESNAVTWNIQKETYAKKRTNHEVDGEDKEPDNGVKLFGVQISKRRPNYKLFF
- the LOC110634462 gene encoding ubiquitin carboxyl-terminal hydrolase 3, with translation MATIDESPSAKRWLPLEANPDVMNQFLWGLGLPESEAECYDVYGLDEELLEMVPKPVLAVLFLYPITQQSEEERMRQEGVKKEHGSKVYFMKQTVGNACGTIGLLHAVGNINSDIKLLEGSFLDKFFKSTAKMDPLERAAYLENDREMEVAHSVAATAGDTEASDNVDTHFICFACVEGELFELDGRKSGPISHGASSPSNLLQDAAKVIRNMIQKNPDSLNFNVIAISKKAEGAI